Proteins from a single region of Leuconostoc gasicomitatum LMG 18811:
- a CDS encoding tyrosine-protein phosphatase, translating to MIDLHSHLLPNIDDGSKSIRASLRMAHEAVEDGIEAALMTPHHMNGHYMNHKADVIRLTQEFQAHLDKEKIPLQVFPSQEVRINGGLIDALDNDDILFADEDNRYLLLEFPDDDVPTYSDDMIFNIMQRGISVQIAHPERNLKIMAQPDILFNLIEKGAIAQVTASSYVGTFGKKVEKFSEAIVAHNLAHVFVSDAHDLPNREYEMRQAFHKLGTNLGKQYQQMFEKNAEAILDGNNVEKLIPEMIVKRHFFNGF from the coding sequence ATGATCGATTTACATAGTCATTTGTTACCAAACATTGACGATGGTTCAAAGTCAATACGCGCATCCTTACGAATGGCACATGAAGCAGTTGAAGATGGAATAGAAGCAGCTTTGATGACACCTCATCACATGAATGGCCATTACATGAACCACAAAGCAGATGTTATCCGATTAACTCAAGAATTTCAAGCGCACTTAGATAAAGAAAAGATTCCATTGCAAGTCTTTCCTTCGCAGGAAGTACGTATCAATGGTGGGCTGATTGATGCGTTAGATAATGATGATATTTTGTTTGCTGATGAAGATAATAGATATTTATTGTTGGAATTTCCGGATGATGATGTGCCCACATATAGTGATGATATGATATTTAATATCATGCAACGAGGCATTAGTGTGCAAATTGCACATCCAGAGCGTAATTTGAAGATAATGGCGCAACCAGATATTTTATTCAATCTGATTGAAAAAGGTGCAATTGCTCAAGTCACCGCGAGTTCATATGTCGGTACTTTTGGCAAAAAAGTTGAGAAATTTTCGGAAGCCATTGTAGCCCATAATTTAGCCCATGTCTTTGTCTCGGATGCGCATGACTTACCAAATCGTGAATATGAAATGCGTCAGGCATTTCATAAATTAGGAACTAATTTAGGAAAGCAGTATCAGCAAATGTTTGAAAAAAATGCTGAGGCGATTTTAGATGGAAATAATGTTGAAAAATTAATTCCTGAAATGATTGTCAAACGTCATTTTTTTAATGGTTTCTAA